The following coding sequences are from one Frigoribacterium sp. Leaf415 window:
- a CDS encoding MarR family transcriptional regulator: protein MKSVSSSDTPACVLSCLADGAELTSAEIARAVFVRPQSMSDVLDGMERRGLVRRVGVRARGRRNPAAITPAGQAVLDAVQKVALATNDLSSLGLDASRSAQLAALMLAVIEGAEAAPELDDGS, encoded by the coding sequence ATGAAATCAGTATCGAGCTCCGACACGCCTGCCTGCGTGCTGTCGTGCCTGGCGGACGGTGCTGAGCTCACGTCGGCGGAGATCGCTCGGGCCGTCTTCGTTCGCCCGCAGAGCATGTCGGACGTGCTCGACGGGATGGAGCGTCGCGGTCTAGTCCGCCGGGTGGGCGTTCGCGCCCGCGGCCGGAGGAACCCAGCCGCGATCACGCCAGCCGGCCAGGCCGTGCTCGACGCGGTGCAGAAGGTGGCCCTGGCGACGAACGACCTCAGCTCGCTCGGGCTGGACGCGTCGCGGAGCGCACAGCTCGCGGCACTGATGCTTGCCGTCATCGAGGGTGCGGAAGCTGCACCTGAACTCGACGACGGTTCCTGA
- a CDS encoding nuclear transport factor 2 family protein, which yields MGLNELDDSPRAVVRRQYLASAAGDLDALRATLAPDVEWTEMAGFPLAGTYRTPEGVTAAVMEKLGADWVDWTAHDDTYVVDGENVVVLARYTATHGTTGKTLDARVAHAFVVRGGLIVRFEQFVDTALVRDAMS from the coding sequence ATGGGGCTGAACGAACTCGACGACTCGCCTCGCGCCGTCGTCCGACGCCAGTACCTCGCCTCGGCCGCGGGGGACCTCGACGCCTTGCGGGCTACGCTCGCGCCCGACGTCGAGTGGACCGAGATGGCCGGGTTCCCGTTGGCCGGCACGTACCGCACCCCCGAGGGCGTCACCGCAGCCGTGATGGAGAAGCTCGGCGCCGACTGGGTCGACTGGACCGCTCACGACGACACCTACGTCGTCGACGGAGAGAACGTCGTCGTCCTGGCGCGCTACACCGCCACCCACGGCACGACGGGGAAGACGCTCGACGCCCGCGTCGCCCACGCCTTCGTCGTCCGTGGCGGCCTCATCGTCCGGTTCGAACAGTTCGTCGACACCGCCCTCGTCCGCGACGCGATGTCCTGA
- a CDS encoding recombinase family protein: MLIGYARVSTSGQDLAAQRDGLAALGVDDQHVHVDHGLSGTTRARPGLREALAACRTGDVLVVTKLDRLARSLRDATDIADELTKKGVALNLGGAVYDPTDPVGRLLFNVLGMVAEFEADLIRARTREGMTIAKAAGKLRGRKPKLTPSQEKHLVQLHRTGAHTTSEIAELFGVARSTVYRAIQRGEQS, from the coding sequence ATGCTCATCGGATACGCCCGCGTCTCGACCTCTGGACAAGATCTCGCAGCACAACGTGACGGTCTCGCAGCACTCGGTGTTGACGATCAACACGTGCATGTTGACCACGGCCTATCGGGCACGACTCGAGCCCGGCCCGGCCTTCGCGAGGCCCTAGCGGCGTGCCGCACGGGCGACGTACTCGTCGTCACGAAGCTCGACCGCCTTGCTCGATCGCTGCGGGACGCGACCGACATCGCGGACGAGCTGACCAAGAAGGGTGTCGCGCTCAATCTTGGGGGAGCGGTCTACGACCCCACCGACCCGGTCGGCCGGCTGCTGTTCAACGTCCTCGGCATGGTCGCCGAGTTCGAGGCCGACCTCATCCGTGCCCGCACCCGGGAGGGCATGACGATCGCCAAGGCCGCCGGCAAGCTCCGAGGTAGAAAGCCCAAGCTCACCCCCTCGCAGGAGAAGCACCTCGTGCAACTGCACCGCACCGGTGCCCACACCACGAGCGAGATCGCCGAGCTGTTCGGCGTCGCCCGGTCGACGGTCTACCGTGCGATCCAACGAGGGGAGCAATCATGA
- a CDS encoding MBL fold metallo-hydrolase has product MTTLDYTVLDSGSTALEKTLTLVTGDTEAVLVDAGFTRSAGHRAVAAILDSGKTLTTVFIGAGDPDFYFGAEVVQDAFPNARFVAPAAVIEHIEHSYEGKLEAWASLGENLPTRKVELTAFEGDHIAVDDATLEVRHADVDPADRGWYLFDADSRTLLGGILVFGGLHVWTADTATVEQRALWTAALDEFEALDPTLVVAGHRDPAFPADVTAIRHTRDYLAAFDAAVADHDTAEAAEKALQAQYPGAGLGVAAHLGTRVAKGEMTWG; this is encoded by the coding sequence ATGACCACCCTCGACTACACCGTCCTCGACTCGGGCTCCACAGCCCTCGAGAAGACCCTCACGCTCGTCACGGGCGACACCGAAGCCGTGCTCGTCGACGCCGGGTTCACCCGCTCCGCCGGCCACCGTGCCGTGGCCGCGATCCTCGACTCGGGCAAGACCCTGACCACCGTGTTCATCGGTGCCGGCGACCCCGACTTCTACTTCGGCGCCGAGGTCGTGCAGGACGCGTTCCCGAACGCGCGGTTCGTCGCACCCGCCGCAGTCATCGAGCACATCGAGCACAGCTACGAGGGCAAGCTCGAGGCCTGGGCGAGCCTCGGCGAGAACCTGCCGACCCGCAAGGTCGAGCTCACCGCGTTCGAGGGCGACCACATCGCCGTCGACGACGCCACCCTCGAGGTCCGCCATGCCGACGTCGACCCCGCCGACCGCGGCTGGTACCTCTTCGACGCCGACAGCCGCACCCTGCTCGGCGGCATCCTCGTCTTCGGTGGCCTGCACGTCTGGACCGCCGACACCGCGACCGTCGAGCAGCGCGCTCTGTGGACGGCCGCGTTGGACGAGTTCGAGGCCCTCGACCCGACCCTCGTCGTGGCAGGCCACCGCGACCCGGCGTTCCCCGCCGACGTCACCGCGATCCGCCACACCCGCGACTACCTCGCCGCCTTCGACGCGGCCGTCGCCGACCACGACACCGCCGAGGCGGCCGAGAAGGCGTTGCAGGCGCAGTACCCGGGCGCCGGTCTGGGTGTCGCAGCGCACCTCGGCACGCGCGTCGCGAAGGGAGAGATGACATGGGGCTGA
- a CDS encoding RNA-binding S4 domain-containing protein: MPPLTSARVDAWLWAVRLYKTRSAANAACRAGHVRVNGERVKAAQAVRPGDEVRARIAGFERIVLVKTCLVKRVGAPAAAEALTDLTPPPPPREEVAAVPVRDRGAGRPTKRDRREIERLRDRAES; encoded by the coding sequence ATGCCGCCCCTCACGTCCGCCCGCGTCGACGCCTGGCTCTGGGCCGTCCGGCTCTACAAGACCCGCTCGGCCGCCAACGCCGCCTGCCGCGCCGGTCACGTGCGGGTCAACGGCGAGCGCGTCAAGGCCGCCCAGGCCGTCCGCCCCGGCGACGAGGTCCGAGCACGCATCGCGGGCTTCGAGCGCATCGTCCTCGTCAAGACCTGCCTCGTGAAACGCGTCGGCGCACCGGCCGCGGCCGAGGCCCTGACCGACCTCACTCCCCCGCCACCCCCGCGCGAAGAGGTCGCCGCCGTACCGGTCCGCGACCGCGGCGCCGGGCGCCCGACCAAGCGCGATCGCCGCGAGATCGAGCGCCTCCGGGACCGCGCCGAGAGCTGA
- a CDS encoding GNAT family N-acetyltransferase: protein MEIRTATEADLPGVLEIHADAVAHSKAIWTDVTPTLEGRREWLTGHQEARRSAIVAVDGDEVVGYGSYGPFHAKDGYQHTCENSVYVRPGQQGKGLGRALMTELIERATRDDLHVMVALIEAGNEASVRLHASLGFEDAGVLREVGSKFGEWLDLRYMTRRLA from the coding sequence ATGGAAATCCGCACCGCGACCGAAGCCGACCTGCCCGGTGTCCTCGAGATCCACGCCGACGCCGTCGCGCACTCGAAGGCCATCTGGACCGACGTCACCCCGACCCTCGAGGGTCGACGCGAGTGGCTCACCGGCCATCAGGAGGCGCGGCGCAGCGCGATCGTCGCGGTGGACGGTGACGAGGTGGTCGGCTACGGCAGCTACGGGCCGTTCCACGCCAAGGACGGCTACCAGCACACCTGCGAGAACTCGGTCTACGTCCGACCGGGGCAGCAGGGCAAGGGCCTCGGCCGCGCGCTGATGACCGAGCTGATCGAGCGCGCGACGCGGGACGACCTGCACGTCATGGTGGCGCTGATCGAGGCGGGCAACGAGGCGTCGGTGCGGTTGCACGCGTCGCTCGGCTTCGAGGACGCCGGCGTGCTGCGCGAGGTCGGCTCGAAGTTCGGCGAGTGGCTCGACCTCCGGTACATGACCCGCCGCCTCGCCTGA
- a CDS encoding helix-turn-helix domain-containing protein, whose protein sequence is MRQDEPRGVRFSLPAPGPSIELTGLRDIIRRGGRREFLSTQRLEFELLYLVEAGSTVHEVDFVSHRLGPGDALWVRPGQVHRWGDISTLSGRVALFPSHAIPPEVQEALVESGYAGSTSRITAWTAPTLERAGVRAAWRALHAGDAPGDHRAVRSLLREVALSAVLLRLATAVSDGARTPPGAIDDREGVHAAFVAEVEAHHRDLHLVSDYASRLGWSAKTLGRATAPHGVTPKQVIDARLVLEAKRLLVHTTQSVGEVGAHLGFADASNFSSFFRLRTGSTPGAVRGRQRVPNDVESTEGTS, encoded by the coding sequence ATGAGACAAGACGAACCGCGCGGAGTGCGTTTCTCACTGCCGGCCCCCGGGCCGTCGATCGAGCTGACGGGACTGCGCGACATCATCCGGCGAGGCGGTCGGCGTGAGTTCCTGTCGACGCAGCGCCTCGAGTTCGAGCTGCTCTACCTGGTCGAGGCGGGCAGCACCGTCCACGAGGTCGACTTCGTCTCGCACCGGCTCGGCCCCGGTGATGCGCTCTGGGTGCGACCCGGCCAGGTGCACCGCTGGGGCGACATCTCGACCCTGTCCGGCCGGGTCGCGCTGTTCCCCTCGCACGCCATCCCACCCGAGGTGCAGGAGGCGCTGGTCGAGTCGGGCTACGCCGGCTCGACCTCCCGGATCACCGCGTGGACGGCACCGACGCTCGAGCGCGCCGGGGTCAGGGCGGCTTGGCGAGCCCTCCACGCCGGTGACGCCCCCGGCGACCATCGGGCCGTGCGGTCGCTGCTGCGCGAGGTCGCGTTGTCGGCGGTGCTTCTGCGACTGGCGACCGCGGTGTCCGACGGCGCGAGGACGCCCCCGGGTGCGATCGACGATCGCGAGGGTGTCCACGCCGCCTTCGTCGCCGAGGTCGAGGCGCACCACCGCGACCTGCACCTGGTGTCCGACTACGCCAGCCGCCTGGGCTGGTCGGCCAAGACCCTCGGACGCGCCACCGCCCCGCACGGCGTGACGCCCAAGCAGGTCATCGACGCCCGTCTCGTGCTCGAGGCCAAGCGGCTGCTCGTCCACACGACCCAGTCGGTCGGCGAGGTCGGCGCGCATCTGGGCTTCGCGGACGCCTCGAACTTCTCGAGCTTCTTCCGGCTTCGCACCGGGTCGACACCCGGAGCCGTCCGAGGACGGCAGAGGGTGCCGAACGACGTGGAATCGACCGAGGGGACGTCATGA
- a CDS encoding YbaK/EbsC family protein, whose product MTDAHRPSSEHLDAAALPPRARTVVAALRAAGAEGEVREFDESTHTAAQAAAALGCDVGAIASSLVFRTGDEALLVLTSGAHRVDTELVASALGRGPIMRANADQVKRATGQVIGGVAPVGHPSPVRTLVDTALQSHDVLWASAGTANTVFATTFDELVRVTGGTPVRVAADDL is encoded by the coding sequence ATGACCGACGCGCACCGCCCCTCCTCGGAGCACCTCGACGCCGCCGCCCTGCCGCCGCGCGCCCGCACCGTCGTCGCCGCCCTCCGCGCCGCCGGCGCCGAAGGCGAGGTCCGCGAGTTCGACGAGTCCACCCACACCGCCGCCCAGGCCGCCGCCGCCCTCGGCTGCGACGTGGGCGCCATCGCCAGCAGCCTGGTGTTCCGCACCGGGGACGAGGCCCTGCTCGTGCTCACCAGCGGCGCGCACCGCGTCGACACCGAGCTCGTGGCATCGGCGCTCGGCCGCGGCCCGATCATGCGGGCGAACGCCGACCAGGTGAAGCGCGCCACCGGCCAGGTGATCGGCGGCGTCGCCCCGGTCGGCCACCCCAGCCCGGTGCGGACCCTCGTCGACACCGCACTGCAGTCACACGACGTGCTCTGGGCGAGCGCCGGCACCGCCAACACGGTCTTCGCCACCACGTTCGACGAGCTCGTGCGCGTGACCGGTGGCACCCCGGTGCGCGTCGCCGCCGACGACCTCTGA
- a CDS encoding VOC family protein: MASPLISDIAHSGLTVADLDDALVLWCSGLGFVLERTFTLDVEVTAATTGVRGAVIRAATVTLGPHRVELLQYDPPRLLESAGSPAQVGMMHIALTVSDLDRVLELCARHGWRPVGTPHRMTGGVRAGTRIIYLEGALGGFLELIAPPQLP; this comes from the coding sequence ATGGCATCACCGCTCATCTCTGACATCGCTCACTCCGGTCTCACCGTGGCCGACCTCGACGACGCGTTGGTGCTGTGGTGCTCCGGTCTCGGGTTCGTGCTCGAGCGCACCTTCACGCTGGACGTGGAAGTCACGGCGGCGACCACCGGCGTCCGTGGAGCCGTCATCCGCGCAGCGACGGTGACACTCGGCCCCCACCGGGTAGAGCTGCTGCAGTACGACCCGCCCCGACTGCTCGAGTCTGCCGGCTCGCCCGCACAGGTCGGCATGATGCACATCGCGCTCACGGTCTCAGACCTCGATCGTGTGCTCGAGCTCTGCGCCAGACACGGCTGGAGACCAGTCGGGACACCTCACCGGATGACCGGTGGCGTTCGAGCCGGCACACGCATCATCTACCTCGAGGGCGCCCTCGGTGGATTCCTCGAACTGATCGCGCCCCCACAGCTCCCGTAG
- a CDS encoding helicase HerA-like domain-containing protein — protein sequence MTDALEQARAEAAAAVAAAEKAKQDAEAALARAERLATEAAASGAEQAEAGKAGAEQAGAEQAGAEQAGAEQAGAEQAGAEQAAAEADVADAAADAGLTEPEPVAGTPVEGLPTPPGGPLDEAAVDVVRAGYGFDGPALELGALVNGEARVDVPVRIPLAMLNRHGLVAGATGTGKTKTLQVLAEQLSAAGVPVFAADVKGDLSGIATPGEANEKLLARTRGIGQDWSPQAAPTEYFALGGKGTGVPVRATVSGFGSLLLSKVLGLNDTQESSLGLVFHYAEQAGLPLLDLADLRAVLTWLTSDEGKGELEGLGGLSKQTVGVILRELITFADRGADAFFGEPEIDTAEFLRTADDGRGVVSLLEVPGVHDQPALFSTFLMWLLADLYNDLPEVGDLDKPKLVFFFDEAHLLFEDASKEFLAQITQTVRLIRSKGVGIVFVTQTPKDVPGEVLAQLGSRVQHQLRAFTPDDAKALRATVSTYPTSDYDLAEVLTTLATGEAVVTVMNEKGAPSPVAWTRLRAPRGSMSPTPADVMTAAVAASPLTAAYGASIDRDSAREILARKLEAAALDQRERTDAAARQATIDAQLKEAAARERADAKAVTAAERERKAAQAEYERQQKEFERAERAAAKARAGRGATTRASSGSRSSRAGSTGGLLGEVLGSSAGKAVVREVVKGIFGTLRRR from the coding sequence ATGACGGACGCGCTCGAGCAGGCCAGGGCGGAGGCCGCGGCTGCGGTCGCCGCCGCCGAGAAGGCGAAGCAGGACGCGGAGGCGGCACTCGCGCGGGCAGAGCGGCTCGCGACCGAGGCGGCTGCGTCCGGGGCCGAGCAGGCGGAGGCCGGGAAGGCCGGGGCCGAGCAGGCCGGGGCCGAGCAGGCCGGGGCCGAGCAGGCCGGGGCCGAGCAGGCCGGGGCCGAGCAGGCCGGGGCCGAGCAGGCCGCCGCAGAGGCGGACGTCGCCGACGCCGCGGCCGATGCCGGGCTCACCGAACCCGAGCCGGTCGCGGGCACCCCGGTCGAGGGCCTCCCCACCCCGCCCGGTGGGCCGCTCGACGAGGCCGCGGTCGACGTGGTGCGCGCGGGCTACGGCTTCGACGGTCCCGCCCTCGAGCTCGGCGCCCTCGTGAACGGCGAGGCGCGGGTCGACGTGCCCGTGCGCATCCCGCTGGCGATGCTGAACCGGCACGGCCTCGTGGCCGGGGCGACCGGTACGGGCAAGACCAAGACCCTGCAGGTGCTCGCCGAGCAGCTCTCGGCGGCCGGGGTGCCGGTGTTCGCGGCCGACGTCAAGGGCGACCTCTCGGGCATCGCGACGCCGGGCGAGGCGAACGAGAAGCTGCTCGCCCGCACGCGGGGCATCGGCCAGGACTGGTCGCCGCAGGCCGCGCCGACCGAGTACTTCGCCCTGGGTGGCAAGGGCACCGGCGTGCCGGTCCGCGCCACGGTCAGCGGTTTCGGGTCGCTGCTGCTCAGCAAGGTGCTCGGCCTCAACGACACGCAGGAGAGCAGCCTCGGCCTGGTGTTCCACTACGCCGAGCAGGCCGGTCTGCCGCTGCTCGACCTGGCCGACCTGCGGGCCGTGCTGACCTGGCTGACGAGCGACGAGGGCAAGGGCGAGCTCGAGGGACTCGGCGGGTTGAGCAAGCAGACCGTCGGGGTCATCCTGCGCGAGCTGATCACCTTCGCCGACCGCGGGGCCGACGCGTTCTTCGGCGAGCCCGAGATCGACACCGCCGAGTTCCTCCGCACGGCCGACGACGGTCGCGGCGTCGTGAGCCTGCTCGAGGTGCCCGGGGTGCACGACCAGCCGGCGCTGTTCTCGACCTTCCTGATGTGGCTGCTCGCCGACCTCTACAACGACCTGCCCGAGGTGGGCGACCTCGACAAGCCGAAGCTCGTCTTCTTCTTCGACGAGGCGCACCTTCTGTTCGAGGACGCGTCGAAGGAGTTCCTGGCCCAGATCACGCAGACCGTGCGGCTGATCCGGTCCAAGGGCGTCGGCATCGTCTTCGTGACGCAGACCCCCAAGGACGTCCCCGGCGAGGTGCTCGCCCAGCTCGGCTCACGCGTCCAGCACCAGCTGCGCGCCTTCACGCCCGACGACGCGAAGGCCCTGCGGGCGACGGTGTCGACGTACCCGACGAGCGACTACGACCTCGCCGAGGTGCTCACCACCCTGGCCACCGGGGAGGCGGTGGTGACGGTCATGAACGAGAAGGGGGCTCCCAGCCCGGTCGCGTGGACGCGCCTCCGCGCCCCGCGCGGCTCGATGTCGCCGACCCCCGCCGACGTCATGACGGCCGCCGTCGCCGCCTCTCCGCTGACCGCCGCCTACGGGGCGTCGATCGACCGTGACTCGGCCCGCGAGATCCTGGCCCGCAAGCTCGAGGCGGCCGCGCTCGACCAGCGCGAGCGGACCGACGCCGCGGCTCGTCAGGCCACGATCGACGCCCAGCTGAAGGAGGCCGCGGCCCGCGAGAGGGCGGACGCGAAGGCCGTCACCGCCGCCGAACGCGAGCGGAAGGCCGCCCAGGCCGAGTACGAACGTCAGCAGAAGGAGTTCGAGCGGGCCGAGCGGGCGGCCGCGAAGGCCCGTGCCGGGCGTGGGGCGACGACCCGCGCCTCCTCGGGGTCCCGCTCGTCGCGGGCCGGGTCGACCGGGGGGTTGCTCGGCGAGGTCCTCGGGTCGAGCGCCGGCAAGGCGGTCGTTCGCGAGGTCGTCAAGGGTATCTTCGGCACACTGCGCCGGCGCTGA
- a CDS encoding GNAT family N-acetyltransferase — MGVRSTCKARSTSWPRADALRTDRLSLEPLAVEHAGEMVVALAPQNLYQFTGGEPPTLEELDKRYRRQLRGQSEDGRAAWLNWIIRSAGGGPAVGFVQATLTCEGADLVADMAWLVTPSEQGRGLAGEAASAVVSWLTSMGVGRLQAYVHPDHTASARTADRLGLVPTSTLIDGEILWEAVTTSVAHQQEGAR; from the coding sequence ATGGGTGTCCGGTCGACCTGCAAAGCTCGGAGCACGTCGTGGCCCAGAGCTGATGCCCTCCGAACGGATCGTCTCTCTCTGGAGCCGCTCGCCGTGGAGCATGCGGGCGAGATGGTGGTCGCGCTGGCACCTCAGAACCTGTACCAGTTCACGGGCGGGGAGCCTCCGACGCTCGAGGAGCTCGACAAGCGCTACCGCCGCCAGTTGCGAGGTCAGTCCGAGGATGGACGTGCGGCGTGGTTGAACTGGATCATCCGATCTGCTGGGGGCGGGCCGGCCGTCGGTTTCGTCCAGGCGACGCTCACATGCGAGGGCGCTGACCTCGTCGCTGACATGGCGTGGCTGGTCACGCCGTCGGAACAGGGCCGAGGTCTCGCAGGGGAGGCAGCCTCCGCCGTCGTGTCGTGGCTGACTTCGATGGGGGTCGGGCGTCTGCAGGCCTACGTCCACCCCGACCACACGGCGTCCGCGCGAACAGCCGATCGGCTCGGGCTCGTGCCCACGTCGACGCTCATCGACGGCGAGATCCTCTGGGAAGCCGTCACCACTTCCGTGGCGCATCAACAGGAGGGTGCCCGGTAG
- a CDS encoding phosphatase PAP2 family protein → MRTDPLAPKPASPSEERVARRVQRRWWVFSALGAIGVVLLLGIVITARAGVIGVDERFMGELVEHRSPFWDVPSLIFNSIGAGVVGVFVVPLGVTAVFLLRRRPWAALYWIAACAVSAGVVQVVKHTFGRARPEDILVVSDYGSFPSGHTSNAATLAVVLGVILRRVWVWVAGVVYTVLMLLSRTYLGAHWLTDTIGGLLIGAGVAVVLWAPVAHRLLDEQERVRGRGWIWQGRPA, encoded by the coding sequence ATGCGCACCGACCCGCTCGCCCCGAAGCCCGCCTCCCCGTCCGAAGAACGGGTGGCCCGCCGTGTGCAGCGACGGTGGTGGGTGTTCAGTGCGCTCGGCGCCATCGGCGTCGTGCTGCTGCTCGGCATCGTGATCACGGCCCGGGCGGGCGTGATCGGCGTCGACGAGCGGTTCATGGGCGAACTGGTCGAGCACCGGAGCCCGTTCTGGGACGTCCCCTCGTTGATCTTCAACTCGATCGGCGCCGGGGTGGTCGGCGTCTTCGTCGTCCCGCTGGGCGTCACCGCGGTGTTCCTCTTGCGCCGTCGCCCGTGGGCCGCGCTCTACTGGATCGCCGCCTGCGCGGTCAGTGCCGGGGTCGTCCAGGTCGTCAAGCACACGTTCGGTCGTGCCCGGCCCGAGGACATCCTCGTGGTCAGCGACTACGGTTCGTTCCCCTCGGGGCACACGTCCAACGCCGCGACGCTGGCCGTCGTGCTCGGGGTGATCCTGCGACGCGTCTGGGTGTGGGTCGCGGGTGTGGTCTACACGGTGCTGATGCTGCTCAGCCGCACGTACCTCGGCGCGCACTGGCTGACCGACACGATCGGCGGGCTCCTGATCGGCGCCGGGGTCGCGGTGGTGCTCTGGGCCCCGGTCGCGCACCGGTTGCTCGACGAGCAGGAGCGTGTGCGCGGTCGCGGCTGGATCTGGCAGGGGCGTCCGGCCTGA
- a CDS encoding LysE family translocator, whose translation MISLTAASAMALVALGMVLTPGPNMMYLVSRSIGQGRRAGLVSLAGTAVGFVVYMTMANVGLAAVFLVVPWLYTALKVAGAAYLLWLAYKTLRPGGASVFDTRDLPRDSTAELFRMGLVTNLLNPKAAIMYLALIPQFVDQSAGGVVAQGFQLGAVQIAVSLAVNAGIIVAAGSIAVFLRRRPSWMRWQRWATGTLLGAVGVRLALDAPAPATAG comes from the coding sequence ATGATCTCGCTGACCGCCGCCTCCGCCATGGCCCTCGTCGCCCTGGGCATGGTGCTCACCCCGGGCCCGAACATGATGTACCTCGTCTCGCGGAGCATCGGTCAGGGCCGCCGCGCGGGCCTGGTCTCGCTCGCCGGCACCGCGGTCGGCTTCGTCGTCTACATGACGATGGCCAACGTCGGCCTCGCCGCGGTGTTCCTCGTGGTGCCCTGGCTCTACACGGCACTGAAGGTCGCCGGCGCCGCCTACCTGCTCTGGCTGGCCTACAAGACGCTGCGACCCGGAGGCGCCTCCGTCTTCGACACTCGCGACCTGCCCCGCGACTCCACGGCCGAGCTCTTCCGCATGGGGCTCGTGACGAACCTGCTGAACCCGAAGGCGGCGATCATGTACCTCGCCCTCATCCCCCAGTTCGTCGACCAGAGCGCCGGTGGTGTCGTCGCCCAGGGCTTCCAGCTCGGCGCAGTCCAAATCGCCGTGAGTCTCGCCGTCAACGCCGGCATCATCGTCGCCGCCGGGTCCATCGCGGTCTTCCTCCGCCGCAGACCGAGCTGGATGCGCTGGCAGCGGTGGGCCACCGGCACCCTTCTCGGCGCCGTGGGCGTCAGACTCGCCCTCGACGCACCCGCCCCGGCCACGGCCGGATAG